One part of the Solanum dulcamara chromosome 3, daSolDulc1.2, whole genome shotgun sequence genome encodes these proteins:
- the LOC129881585 gene encoding wound-induced protein 1, with translation MAPSIYIESKTNMNPETENKNKAIVKNLYKALACTCGDSKKFTGLIADDLEWWFHGPQNCHYMMKLLTGELSNKHSFKFEPKSVDAIDDRVIVEGWEGAKAYWVHVWTFKDGVITQFREYFNTWLTVTELRPMGRVRSTTLWQSHPRDLAKRSLPGLMLAI, from the coding sequence ATGGCTCCTTCCATTTACATAGAGTCCAAAACAAACATGAATCCAGAAACAGAAAACAAGAACAAGGCCATAGTGAAAAATCTTTACAAGGCATTAGCATGTACATGTGGTGACTCTAAAAAATTCACCGGTCTTATTGCTGATGACTTAGAATGGTGGTTTCATGGACCACAAAATTGTCACTATATGATGAAACTTCTCACTGGAGAACTATCTAATAAGCATTCTTTCAAGTTTGAGCCAAAAAGTGTAGATGCTATTGATGATCGTGTGATTGTTGAAGGATGGGAAGGGGCAAAAGCTTATTGGGTACATGTTTGGACATTTAAAGATGGTGTTATTACGCAGTTTAGGGAGTATTTCAATACTTGGCTAACTGTGACTGAGTTGAGGCCTATGGGTAGGGTACGCTCCACCACACTGTGGCAGAGCCACCCTCGAGACCTCGCGAAACGCTCACTGCCGGGGCTTATGCTAGCAATTTGA